One Acropora palmata chromosome 2, jaAcrPala1.3, whole genome shotgun sequence genomic window carries:
- the LOC141866939 gene encoding uncharacterized protein LOC141866939 — MKNVHPLITSSNYIENSLVKMPNLSMQSCSSAQPLKDNLAIAYKKLIDFRDPLYMAFSYEEKQGHAHLAALIKDTSYYLNGSIAVMQRLITKRHFSVPSVKTYMSEADLDQFCRRYLQDLVNNNLISLVITNDVVKIYRNYLIFYTLTAVNVEISNCISFK, encoded by the exons ATGAAAAACGTTCATCCGTTGATAACCTCATCGAACTACATCGAGAATTCCCTTGTGAAGATGCCAAACTTGAGTATGCAAAGCTGCAGCTCAGCTCAA CCACTAAAAGACAATCTTGCTATTGCATACAAGAAGTTGATTGACTTCAGAGATCCGTTGTACATGGCATTCTCTTacgaagaaaaacaaggaCACGCACATTTGGCTGCACTAATCAAAGATACGAGTTATTACTTGAACGGTTCAATTGCCGTTATGCAGCGCCTG ATCACGAAAAGACACTTTTCGGTGCCTTCTGTCAAGACTTACATGTCTGAAGCTGACTTGGATCAATTCTGTCGTAGATATCTTCAAGATCTtgtcaacaataatttaatt AGTCTTGTTATTACCAATGATGTTGTGAAGATTTATCGCAATTATCTCATTTTCTACACACTGACAGCTGTCAACGTTGAAATTTCTAACTGCATTTCATTCAAGTGA